In Methyloprofundus sedimenti, the genomic window GGGACTGAGTGAGCCCCCTTGCATTGCGCCTTCCTTGCTGGGGTTGACGATGCCATTGATCATGACGCCGCTACGCAACATGTTTCCGACTAGGCGAAGTATCCGTTTGTCGGATATTTTCTCGCCCATTCGGGCTATCAGCCTGTCGTGATGGATTCTATCAAAAAACTTGGATAGATCTATATCCACCACGTAGGGCTTGCCACTGTTCACTATCTGTTGTGCCGCTTGTACCGCTTCGTGCTGGCTTCGCCCTGGGCGAAATCCATAGCTGTGCGGTGAAAAATGCGGATCAAAGACCGGTTCCAGCAGTAGCTTTAATGTTGTTTGTACCACTCGATCCCGTACCGTCGGTATGCCGAGTAGTCGTACACCTTTGCCTCCCGGCTTGGCTATTTCTACTCGACGGACTGGCGAGGGTTGATAAGTCCAGTTTGCGAGTTCCTCTTGCAACTGACTTAGCTCTTCGTCTAAACGAGTTTCAAAGTCTGCAATGGTTATTCCGTCTATGCCGGGTTTACCTTTGTTTTTCTTTACCTGTTTAAAAGCGACGCCCAAGTATAAGGTTGAGCATAACTGGTCGAAAAGTCTGGGTTCCTCTATAAATAGGTCGTGTTCGTTCATTTCACTTTTTTTCTTTCTTTTGCAATGGGCTTTCTTCAATCTCGCACAACCGATTCGTTCACTGTTTACGACGCGAATAGAGGGTTGTTCCTGTTAGGCTGATCTCAGTCCATCAGTTTATAATCAACGGCCATGGCCGCTTACGTGTTCCGCCCTTCACCTCCAACGTCCTGTTGCTGATTTGATGTTTTACCCTCCTTCATGTCACCATGAATTCATCGGCACCAAACTTTACGATTACTATGGCTTCATCTGAAAACCCTCGGTTCATAACGTCTACATTACTGTAGCGCTTAGGGCTTAAGGAGTCGCAGTTACTCCGACCCAAAGCCGACGGCTCTTCACTGGGTAAGATAGTCAACTATCTCTCGATCTACCTACCTTCAATACAACAACACGTTACGGTGAGAATATTGGACTTCGGTGGTCGCGGGCACCTTATCCCCTTGTTGCCGCCTTACGAAGGTTCACTTTCGTTTAGGTGATCGATTTGGCTAGAGCTTCCTTCAGATTCCGCATTGGCTCCCAATAACCGTGTTTCCCTGTTGGGTAGCTACCGGGAGTTTCTTTGGACACCCTTGCTTTCGCCTACTTTTTCCCTTCTCACAGGGCAAAGGCTGGACTTCCACCAGCTAGCTGACTATCATGCCAGTCACACCACTTAACGGTAGTAACACAAAGGAGGCATATCTTATAAATTAAGGCTTACGTCTATCAATACAGCAGGATTAAAATTACATAGTTATAATAAGGAAATTGAATAGCACAAAGAAACAAGCGTTATTAAAAGTGCCTGGCACCGGAAGCACTAAACATTCATTTAATTGATAAATCAGAAGGTATTTTTCATGTACAAGACAACCAGTTCCATCGCAATAGCGAGTTTAATATTTACTTTTTTGAGCATACCCGTATAAGCAAATATGTATATCTACCCAAGTAAGGGACAGAACGAACAACAGCAACAGAAAGACGAAGGGGCTTGCCATCAATGGGCTCAACAGCAGACCGGTGTCAATCCACAGCAGACCGCTGAACAGTCGCTCAGCCTTCAGTCTTACCAGCAACCACAAGGTGGCATGGGGCGTGCTTTGTTTGGTACTTCTGCCAAAGGGGCTGCCACTGGGTGCAGTCGGAGGCGCCATAGGTGGAGATGCTGGTAAAGGCGCAGCAATAGGCACCTCTGTCGGTGCCCTTGGAGGTTTTTTTCGTCAACGCCAGGCGGTCGCCGAGCAGCATAATTAGAACCAGGCGGTTGGTATGAAGGAAAAAGCAGCGCCGGACCAATTTCAACAAACCTATCAAACTTGTTTACGTGGCCGTGGGTATACAGTGAATTAAAAAACCGGCAACGTAATGAGCCACAGAAGCAAACTAAGCTTGCTTGACAAGAATTATTTAGCCCGACTCAGCCTGAAGAGATCAGCAAAGTAATTAGATAAAACCCCAATTGGGAAAAAGAGATATACGTTGATCAATATTTTATAGCTAAAAGGAATACCATGAACACTACACGATACACTATTCTTATTAATGCCTTTGTACTCGTAATCGGCGTTAGCCTACTAAGCGGCTGCAGTACCAAGAGTGATTCCATTGCGGCAGCTGAAATGGCGGACAAAAGGCTAGGGATTAACCTACCTGGCATCGAAGCAACCAAGGCTATTGCCGAGGAAGCTTTTATCTATGGCCTGCCTATCGTAATGAACTACGCGGTAATGTACGATTACGCAGTGGACAGAAATTCAGGACAGTTCAAGGCACCGTTCAATCAGATCAAGAACGAGTCGCACGTCTTTACCTACAAGGACACAGCTATCGTTACGCCTAACAGTGATACACCCTATTCCCTGGCGTGGTTAGACCTGCATGCCGAACCGGTGGTATTATCCGTCCCTACGGTGGAGAAAACTCGCTATTATTCGGTAATGCTTGAGGACGGCAATACCTTCATCTATGGCTATATCGGCAGTCGCGCTACCGGAACCGAGCCGGGTGACTATCTCGTGGTAGGCCCTGACTGGAAAGGCCAGACGCCCGCAGGTATCAAAAAGGTATTTCGATCCTCCACACGGTTCTCGCTTGCAGCCTATCGCACTCAGTTGTTTAACCCAGCTGACATGAAGAATGTCGAGAAAATACAGGCTGGCTATAAGGTGCAGACACTCTCTGCCTATCTGAACCAGCCTGCGCCGCCTGCCGCACCGGTGAAATTTCCCAAGATTGACAAAGAAATGGTCAAGAGCAACTTTTTTCAATATCTTGATTTTTCTTTGCAGTTCGCGCCACCAGGACCTGAAGAGCAATTAATCCGCGCTAAACTAGCAAGTATAGGCATCGGTGCTGGCAAGACTTTTGAATTTAAGGATCTCTCTCTCGCTCACAAGCTTGAAGTGGAGCTAGGTATGAAAGAGGGCGAAGCCAAAATCGAGAAATACCTTGGGACAGAACTAAAAACTATCAACGGTTGGAAGATGAGCTCACTTTTTGGCGACCGCGCATTTTTCGCTGGTGACTGGTTGAAGCGCGCCGCTGGCGCGAAAGCAGGCATCTACGGAAACGAAGCCGTTGAGGCGGCCTATCCATTAGCCACAACCCTCACAAACGGGCAGTTGCTTGATGGCAGTAAGCACAATTACACGCTCACCTTCGCCAACAGACAATACCCTCCGGTAAATGCATTCTGGTCTGCGACCATGTACGATGGGACAACACAACTGTTGATTAAGAACCCGATCAATCGTTACCTGATCAATTCGCCGATGCTACCGGATATGAAAAAAAACGCAGACGGCTCGTTGACGCTCTATATCCAGAAGGACTCTCCGGGCAAAGAGAAAGAAGCTAACTGGTTACCGGCACCTGACGGACCCATCTATCTAGTCATGCGCCTTTACTGGCCTAAGACGGAAGCACCCTCCATCCTTCCGGTAGGCAAGGGCACCTGGGCTCCACCTCCTATCGTTCAGGCTCAGTAAACAGCAAGAAGAACTATTGTTAGGGAGGCATGAGCACTTGGGGGCTTAAGTTTAGCCCCCATTACCCTTAAAAAAACCGGGGTCAGGTACGAATGGCACTTACTTAAGATATAAGCTACTGAAAATATTAAAAAAGGCAGGTTCGATGATAAACTGATTGCGACAAAACAACTTAGCCATCACCGAGAAACCTGCCTTAATGTTTATTAATAACAAATTTTTACGCTGCCAGCAACAAAGAATAAAAAAATGTGCAGAAAAGACAGATTCGTATCAATTTTTTAACCTGCTCACCTGCCCTGAACTGCTATCAAGAATTGACACCTTATTACCTGAACATCGAGAGCGACTTTATCCGCCCACAGAAACACTTTCAATTTTTTAGCACAAGCCTTGAGTGAAGATCGCTCCTGTCAAAAAGCGGTCAATGATGCAGCAATAAAACGTATCATTGGTGGCCTTGCACCTGTTAGTACCTCTACGGGTGGTTATTGTCGAGCAAGACAGCGTTTGCCATTAGCAATGGTTTCTGACCTAGTTTGCCAGACAGGTGAGCTCATTAACTGTCAAATCCCTGAGCAATGGCGCTGGCATGGAAGGCGTGTACATTTAATTGATGGAACCACTGTAACAATGCCCGACACCGTTGAAAATCAGGCAGTATATCCTCAGCAGAGTGGTCAAAAACCAGGACTTGGTTTTCCAATTTGTCGGTTGGTTGGCGTTATCTGCCTTTCAAGTGGGGCCGTTTTAAATGCGTCGATAGGACGGTTCAATGGAAAAGGCTCAGATGAGCAAAGTTTGCTTCGTAATATTATAGACACCTTTGATACGGGAGACCTTGTTCTTGGCGATGCTTTTTATGGTACCTATTTTTTGTTAGCTTCACTGCGTGAAAAAGGCATTGATGCCGTCTTTGAGCAAATGGGCGCGCGTAAACGGGTAACTGACTTTAGGAAAGGCAAACGAATAGGCACCAGAGATCACTTAATCGAACTAACCAAACCAAAGATCAAACCAGACTGGATGACACAAGCGCACTATGATGTTGCACCGAAAACGTTACTTATCCGTGAGTTAAGCACTCATGGCAAGATACTCATAACAACATTGCTATGCCCTAAAGAAGCATCGAAACCAGAACTCAGGGTTTTGTATAAAAAACACTGGCAGATTGAAGTTGATTTCCGGAACATAAAAACGACGATGGGCATGGAAACGCTCAGCTGTAAAACACCCGAAATGAGTGAAAAGGAAATATGGGTCTATTTTCTGGCCTATAATCTGATTCGACTATTGATGGCTCAAACGGCTTTATTAGCCGATATATTACCACGCCAGCTTAGCTTTAAGCATACACTACAATTGTGGTTGGCATGGACTCAACAGACGGCTCTTACTGGTACAGGAGTCATTGAAGAATCATTATTTGTATTAATTGCTCAGCAGCGGGTTGGAAATCGTTCTGGTCGAATAGAACCTCGTGCAGTAAAAAGAAGACCAAAGCCTTTTTCCTTGTTAATGAAACCTAGAGAAGAAGCAAGAGCAGTGATTAGAAAGAATGGACACCCGAAGAAAATAAAGTAACTCACTGTGATTTATGTGTTTTATTCTTAAGTAAGTGCCATTCGGGTCAGGTACCGAATTGCGAATTGATAAAAAACCGGGGTCTACTATAGAATTATGGAGAGAAATGACAAGTGAGTAATAGATATGATGTTTATAGGAAAAGTTATCTATATATTTATATCTACAAGTGCAAGCCGAATTTTTTGATTATTTGGCAACCAGGAATTCTCTTCAAAGCAAGTGGCGGGCATCTTGCCAGGGGTGTAAAATTGAACTTGGTGGGGGTGTGGCTCACGGGGTCCGTCGTACTTTAGGGTAACGGCTCGAACTTGAAATGCCGCCCCCGCCACTTGCGCCGTCCGAGACGTCTTTATTGGGATGGTGCCGAGTGATTTCATGTGGCTTTTTTTGGGGTCATTTGTGGCTCTACTAAGTAGACGAGACGCAGGATGGTGTTGTATCCACTGTTAACGTTGACCTATGGAGACCGTCATGAACATTCATAATTTAGCCCATTTACAAGTTGCAGTTGATATCGGTAGTCACGAGCATTATGTGGCTATTGGCCTTTCTGAGGGAGGGATTCTGGACGAATTTTCGATTACGCATACACCAGCAGGGTTTCAGTATTTTTTTAGCCGTATTGAGCGGCAAGAGCATTTATACAACCGACCTGTAGACGTTGCTATGGAAGGTTACAATGGCTGGGCTCGACCATTGGATAGCCAGATTCAGAGCCACGGCTATCAGCTTTACAACGTCAACAACCTCAAGCTCGCCCGGTTTAAAGAGATCTTTCCCGCACCCGCAAAATCTGATTTGGTTGATACTCACAAAATGCTTGAGTTGTTTCAACTTCAGGATCATTTGCCGCTCGCTAAAGGTGTTCTGCAGGCAGTGCTACCGGTACCCGATGCCAATCGTCGGTTAAAGCGTCTGACACGGCGGCGACGTCAGTTGATCAATGAAAAGGTTGCTCTGCAAAACCGTATACAGCCTGACCTGCAAGCCACCTGCCCGACGCTTTTGGATATGACAGGAAGTATTGATAATCTATGGTTTCTGCACTTTCTAACTTGTCGCGATGATTTGACAAAATTAATGCGACTACAAACCAAAAGCCTGCTTGCCATTCAAGGGGTTGGCCGGAAATATCTCAACCTCATTCTTGACTGGCAGAAACAGGCAGAATTTTCTAATGAAATCGAAGAAGTCGGCCCGATGATCCAAGAGGATGCACGCCGCTTGTTAGCCTTGATGGCATCAATTAAAACCATGGATGCAAAAATCGACTCACAGATTCAAAAGTCTGCATATGCTCAGCATATTGATTCGATTCCTGGCTTTGGTTTGGTCTGTAGTGCCGAATTGGCGGGTGAAATCGGTACTTTAGACCGCTTTCCGAAACAGAGTAGCTTTTCAATCTATATCGGCATGGCACCTCTGGACAAACAATCTGGAGGCTACCAAGGAACTAAATCACCTAAACACGTCAATACCCGAGCTCGTAAAGCGATGATGACCGCAGTTTGTCGTCACATGGCTTATGTGCCTGAATCTCGCGCTTACTATGATAAAAAACGTTCCGAAGGAAAGACGCACAACAACGCCGTTCGG contains:
- a CDS encoding IS110 family RNA-guided transposase — protein: MNIHNLAHLQVAVDIGSHEHYVAIGLSEGGILDEFSITHTPAGFQYFFSRIERQEHLYNRPVDVAMEGYNGWARPLDSQIQSHGYQLYNVNNLKLARFKEIFPAPAKSDLVDTHKMLELFQLQDHLPLAKGVLQAVLPVPDANRRLKRLTRRRRQLINEKVALQNRIQPDLQATCPTLLDMTGSIDNLWFLHFLTCRDDLTKLMRLQTKSLLAIQGVGRKYLNLILDWQKQAEFSNEIEEVGPMIQEDARRLLALMASIKTMDAKIDSQIQKSAYAQHIDSIPGFGLVCSAELAGEIGTLDRFPKQSSFSIYIGMAPLDKQSGGYQGTKSPKHVNTRARKAMMTAVCRHMAYVPESRAYYDKKRSEGKTHNNAVRALGRHISRVIWSMLRHDRDYIELASINEKTA
- a CDS encoding glycine zipper family protein gives rise to the protein MLCLVLLPKGLPLGAVGGAIGGDAGKGAAIGTSVGALGGFFRQRQAVAEQHN
- a CDS encoding DUF1254 domain-containing protein; protein product: MNTTRYTILINAFVLVIGVSLLSGCSTKSDSIAAAEMADKRLGINLPGIEATKAIAEEAFIYGLPIVMNYAVMYDYAVDRNSGQFKAPFNQIKNESHVFTYKDTAIVTPNSDTPYSLAWLDLHAEPVVLSVPTVEKTRYYSVMLEDGNTFIYGYIGSRATGTEPGDYLVVGPDWKGQTPAGIKKVFRSSTRFSLAAYRTQLFNPADMKNVEKIQAGYKVQTLSAYLNQPAPPAAPVKFPKIDKEMVKSNFFQYLDFSLQFAPPGPEEQLIRAKLASIGIGAGKTFEFKDLSLAHKLEVELGMKEGEAKIEKYLGTELKTINGWKMSSLFGDRAFFAGDWLKRAAGAKAGIYGNEAVEAAYPLATTLTNGQLLDGSKHNYTLTFANRQYPPVNAFWSATMYDGTTQLLIKNPINRYLINSPMLPDMKKNADGSLTLYIQKDSPGKEKEANWLPAPDGPIYLVMRLYWPKTEAPSILPVGKGTWAPPPIVQAQ
- a CDS encoding reverse transcriptase domain-containing protein — protein: MNEHDLFIEEPRLFDQLCSTLYLGVAFKQVKKNKGKPGIDGITIADFETRLDEELSQLQEELANWTYQPSPVRRVEIAKPGGKGVRLLGIPTVRDRVVQTTLKLLLEPVFDPHFSPHSYGFRPGRSQHEAVQAAQQIVNSGKPYVVDIDLSKFFDRIHHDRLIARMGEKISDKRILRLVGNMLRSGVMINGIVNPSKEGAMQGGSLSP